The region AGTTGATGGCGAACGTACGGTTTTTGCAGCAATACATCAAGCTTATTTGTCATGTTTGCGATCCCCATGTTCACAACCTGCCTTCTTTATTGTAATCACTCTTGGAAATAGTATAACACATTTTTATTAATAGTCCATACTATTTATGTAGGTTTTCGTGATTTATTTTTTCCTATTTTTTTGTAAAAAAAATTCCCCCCTATGCAGTTGACTTTACTTGCTTCCTTGCGATAAGATAAGTCATTGAACGGATACTCTTATCCCGAGCCGGTGGAGGGACAGGCCCGATGAAACCCAGCAACCGTCACAACTGTACATGTGTGAAATGGTGCTAACCTGTGGCAAGGCGCAGTCCTTGAACGATAAGAGTGAAAGGAAGCAATACGATTGCCGTGACCTTTCCTCAGCCGTTACAGGAAAGGTTTTTTATATTGCGAAAAGGGAAATGAGTTCCGTGTCGCCACATTATGCCAGGAGGAGGAAACAAACCGAATGTCAGCTAAACGCCGCTTGTTTACTTCAGAATCTGTGACGGAAGGACATCCGGATAAAATTTGCGACCAAATTTCCGATGCGATTTTGGACGCCATTTTGGAAAAAGACCCGAACGCCCGCGTCGCTTGCGAAACGAGCGTGACGACCGGGCTGGTGCTTGTGAGCGGGGAAATCACGACGTCAACGTACGTGGACATTCCGCGCATCGTCCGCGATACGGTTCGGGAGATCGGCTACACGCGCGCCAAATACGGATTTGACGCCGATACGTGCGCGGTGTTGACGTCGATTGACGAACAGTCGCCGGACATTGCGATGGGGGTTGACCGGGCGCTCGAGGCGCGCGAAGGTCAGATGACTGACGAGGAAATTGAAGCGATCGGCGCCGGCGACCAAGGGCTCATGTTTGGGTTCGCCTGCAATGAGACGGAGGAATTGATGCCGCTGCCGATCTCGCTTGCGCACCGCTTGGCGCGCCGATTGGCGGAAGTGCGCAAAACGGACGTCCTGCCGTACTTGCGCCCGGACGGCAAAACGCAAGTGACGATCGAATACGATGAAAACGGCAAACCGGTGCGCGTCGATACGATCGTCGTTTCCGCGCAGCATCATCCGGAAATTACGCAGGACCAAATCCAACGCGACATTAAGGAACATGTCATCAAGCCGGTCGTGCCGGCGGAGCTGCTGGATGGGAATACGAACTATTTCATCAACCCGACAGGACGATTTGTCATCGGCGGTCCGCAAGGGGATGCCGGGTTGACGGGGCGGAAAATCATCGTCGATACGTACGGCGGCTACGCCCGTCACGGGGGCGGCGCGTTCTCGGGCAAAGATCCGACGAAAGTCGACCGTTCGGCGGCGTATGCGGCCCGCTATGTCGCGAAAAACATCGTCGCCGCAGGGCTTGCCGACAAATGCGAAGTGCAGCTCGCCTACGCCATCGGGGTCGCCCGTCCGGTTTCCATTTCGATCGATACGTTCGGCACTGGAAAAGTGTCGGAAGATGTGTTAATTGAAGTCGTGCGCAACAACTTCGACCTGCGCCCGGCGGGCATCATCAAAATGCTCGACCTTCGCCGCCCGATTTACAAACAGACGGCCGCTTACGGCCATTTTGGGCGCACGGACGTCGACCTGCCGTGGGAGCGCACCGACAAAGCCGCTTTGTTGAAAGAACAAGCGCTGGCGTTGGCGAACAACCGATAAACGCAAAACGGAGGGGGCTAGAGAGGCCGCCCTCCGTTTTTTTTAGAATGATCGACCTAAGCGGCGGGTCAAGCATGCGAAACATCATGGCGATGTGGGCTGTGACGAGGAAGATGCCAACAAAAGCGGTATAACATTTGTGTTTTTCTAGGGAGATTGAATCGACTCATGCCAAGACGCGGCGAACGCAAGCCGCCGGCTGCCTCCGCCAGTCGAAAAGTGGGCAAGCGACTTTTCCGTCAAGGATGTGGTAAAATCGTTTTTGCTCTTCACTCCCACTCCGCCGGCCGCTGTTGCTGCAGCGCTTTGTAATACTGCCCTTTCTCGACATATTCGCGGCGGATGCGCTCCATTTCGCGGATGTCGTCTTCCGTCAGCTCGCGGACGACTTTCGCCGGCCGGCCGAGAGCGAGCACGTTGGGCGGAATTTTTTTGCCCGGCGGCACTAAACTGCCGGCGCCGATAAACGCGCCTTCCCCGATTTCCGCGCGGTCCAAAATGATCGAGCCCATGCCGATCAGCGCGTTTTGGCGAACGATGGCGCTGTGCAAAATGACTTGATGGCCGACCGTCACGCCGTCTTCAATGATAAGCGGATTGTTTGGACTTTGATGCAAAATTGAGTTATCTTGAATATTGACCCGATTGCCAATCACCGTCGGCGCTACGTCGCCGCGAATGACGGTATTGAACCAAATGCTCGTCTCTTCGCCGATCACGACATCGCCGGTGATCGTCACATAGTCGGCGATAAAGGCGGAGGCGGCAATTTGCGGCGTTTTGCCTTTGTATGGGTAAATCATGGGCGTTCGTTCCTTTCTGTTGCAAAATCGATCGTTCACCATGTATTGTACAACGCTGCGTCCAAATCGCCAACGAAAGCGAGCGCGCCTAATCGGGATTGGTGAAAAACATTTCTTTTCGCCCGATGAGTGGTTGGGATAGGGGAAGAAGATCCGATTTCACAAAGCTTCTCAACGTGGGAAGAACTGTTGTTGAGCGGCTTTTTCATTCCATCGCCAACCCTTTTATGGTTTGCCCCGACCGCATTGATGGCAATACTGGAAGACGAGATCACAGGCTGTTCAGACGCGAAACGATTTTGGTTGCCGATAAGATGGAAATGCTAGGAGACGAGACCATGGTGTTTGCACCTGAGGTGAGCCGATTGAACATTCCGAAAAACCCCATCGCCTTGATGAAAATGGTGTATCGCGACGTGCTTCCGCTTGTCCACCGCGAGCTTGCCTATTGGCGGCGCCAGGCCGAGCGCATTCCCGACCCGGAATTGCGGCGCCAAGCGCTCGCGAGCATCGCGTCGAAAACGTTCCATTGCGAAGGCGGCTCCATTTTGGCGCTCTTGGCCGGAGAAAACATGGAGGACTGCATCCGCTTTATCGTTGCTTACCAGACGATCAGCGATTATTTGG is a window of Geobacillus kaustophilus DNA encoding:
- the metK gene encoding methionine adenosyltransferase, producing MSAKRRLFTSESVTEGHPDKICDQISDAILDAILEKDPNARVACETSVTTGLVLVSGEITTSTYVDIPRIVRDTVREIGYTRAKYGFDADTCAVLTSIDEQSPDIAMGVDRALEAREGQMTDEEIEAIGAGDQGLMFGFACNETEELMPLPISLAHRLARRLAEVRKTDVLPYLRPDGKTQVTIEYDENGKPVRVDTIVVSAQHHPEITQDQIQRDIKEHVIKPVVPAELLDGNTNYFINPTGRFVIGGPQGDAGLTGRKIIVDTYGGYARHGGGAFSGKDPTKVDRSAAYAARYVAKNIVAAGLADKCEVQLAYAIGVARPVSISIDTFGTGKVSEDVLIEVVRNNFDLRPAGIIKMLDLRRPIYKQTAAYGHFGRTDVDLPWERTDKAALLKEQALALANNR
- a CDS encoding gamma carbonic anhydrase family protein: MIYPYKGKTPQIAASAFIADYVTITGDVVIGEETSIWFNTVIRGDVAPTVIGNRVNIQDNSILHQSPNNPLIIEDGVTVGHQVILHSAIVRQNALIGMGSIILDRAEIGEGAFIGAGSLVPPGKKIPPNVLALGRPAKVVRELTEDDIREMERIRREYVEKGQYYKALQQQRPAEWE